In Phycisphaerae bacterium, a genomic segment contains:
- a CDS encoding Gfo/Idh/MocA family oxidoreductase: MSDNTITRRTLLGTAASAAAFTILPGRVFGRGRTKPPSEKLNIAGIGVGGMGSVNMNNLATENIVALCDVDPEYAAKCITKFPDARVWTDYREMLEKQSDIDAVMIATPDHTHAVIAMAALQAGKHVYLQKPLTHDIYEARALAKAARESKVITQMGIQGHSEDGVRLLCEWIADGAIGEVREVDVWCNDSYYPWGHAGWSPRSPERPKDAPAPPKDMNWDLWIGPAPMRPYHPSYHPMAWRAWWDFGSGWMADRGAHQIDPAFWALKLGLPTSVEATTLGQTEETHSIAGIVTFQFPARENLPPVRLTWYEGLRAPRPEELEPERMMGDSDGGALFKGTKGKIICGTYGNSPRLIPESRMREYQRPAQTIPRVADGHEQDWVRACKEGRPAGAHFEYSATLTEICLLGVIAKRMGTRIEWDAANMQVINLPEANKYVRTEYRDGWSL; the protein is encoded by the coding sequence ATGTCGGACAACACGATTACACGCCGCACGTTGTTGGGCACCGCCGCTTCGGCCGCCGCATTCACCATCCTGCCCGGTCGCGTCTTCGGCCGCGGGCGCACCAAGCCGCCGAGCGAGAAACTGAACATCGCCGGGATCGGCGTGGGCGGAATGGGCAGCGTCAACATGAACAACCTTGCGACCGAGAACATCGTGGCACTCTGCGACGTGGACCCGGAGTACGCGGCCAAATGCATCACCAAGTTCCCCGACGCGCGGGTCTGGACCGACTATCGCGAGATGCTGGAAAAGCAGAGTGACATCGACGCGGTGATGATCGCGACGCCCGATCACACACACGCGGTGATCGCGATGGCGGCGCTCCAGGCCGGCAAGCACGTGTATCTGCAGAAGCCGCTCACGCACGACATCTACGAGGCCCGCGCGCTGGCCAAGGCGGCCCGCGAGTCCAAGGTGATCACGCAGATGGGGATTCAGGGGCACTCGGAAGACGGGGTGCGGCTCCTCTGCGAATGGATTGCGGACGGCGCCATTGGCGAGGTCCGCGAGGTGGACGTTTGGTGCAACGACTCGTACTACCCGTGGGGTCACGCCGGCTGGAGCCCCAGGAGCCCCGAGCGGCCCAAGGACGCGCCAGCGCCGCCCAAGGACATGAACTGGGACTTGTGGATCGGGCCTGCCCCCATGCGGCCATACCATCCCAGCTACCACCCCATGGCTTGGCGGGCGTGGTGGGACTTCGGTTCCGGTTGGATGGCCGATCGCGGCGCGCACCAGATCGACCCGGCCTTCTGGGCGCTCAAGCTCGGCTTGCCGACCAGCGTCGAGGCGACCACGCTTGGTCAGACCGAGGAAACGCACTCGATCGCGGGGATCGTCACGTTCCAGTTCCCCGCCCGCGAGAACCTGCCCCCCGTGAGGCTGACCTGGTACGAGGGATTGCGGGCGCCGCGGCCGGAGGAGTTGGAGCCGGAGCGCATGATGGGCGACAGCGATGGCGGAGCGCTGTTCAAGGGGACGAAAGGCAAGATCATCTGCGGCACGTATGGGAACAGCCCGCGGCTGATCCCCGAGAGCCGCATGCGTGAGTACCAGCGACCGGCGCAGACGATTCCGCGCGTGGCCGACGGACACGAGCAGGACTGGGTGCGCGCCTGCAAGGAAGGCCGGCCCGCCGGTGCGCATTTCGAGTATTCCGCTACGCTGACCGAGATCTGCCTGCTCGGGGTCATCGCCAAGCGGATGGGCACCCGGATCGAATGGGACGCGGCGAACATGCAGGTCATCAACCTGCCTGAGGCGAACAAGTACGTGCGGACCGAGTACCGCGACGGGTGGAGCCTGTAG
- a CDS encoding STAS domain-containing protein yields the protein MSAAPKLLIQQMWDVTVVDIQEPRLLEAQQIDAVGRELFRLVDEMDRKKLILDLTKVQLLASAAIGMLMTLHKKSVAIKGNLIICGLRRELMRLFEIMKLTKAFQFAATEGEALEKMGYKAAH from the coding sequence ATGAGCGCCGCGCCCAAGCTCCTGATCCAGCAGATGTGGGACGTAACCGTGGTGGATATTCAGGAGCCCCGGCTCCTGGAGGCCCAGCAGATCGACGCCGTCGGCCGCGAGCTCTTCCGGCTGGTGGACGAGATGGACCGCAAGAAGCTGATCCTCGATCTCACCAAGGTGCAACTGCTCGCGTCGGCGGCGATCGGCATGCTGATGACCCTGCACAAGAAATCCGTCGCGATCAAAGGCAACCTCATCATCTGCGGCCTGCGGCGTGAACTCATGCGGCTGTTCGAGATCATGAAGCTGACGAAGGCCTTCCAGTTCGCGGCCACCGAGGGCGAAGCCCTGGAAAAGATGGGCTACAAGGCCGCACACTGA
- a CDS encoding PmoA family protein, translating to MVNFTARCVISKTVGLVALVLATAECAAQVPASAPADAELRLRVEPQFVTVTVGERPVLRYRYAKTPFKPYIKELFTPAGVNVLLDSPPDHVHHRGLMFALAVNGVDFWSETDSSGKELHRELEPGAPDAAQRVVSAAFSETLDWQAPDGKLMLQEQRTIRVYGSREVAASNVTLLTWRTRLSLPPGVATGTLTGNHYFGLGMRFVPAMDKQGTFINAAKAAGEVFRGDERLTPARWCAYTAALDGQSVTVAMFDHPTNVRQPATWFTMKDPFAYLSATMQLHKEPLTLKADGPLHLRYGIALWDGAVSAERIDETFKLWLTLETK from the coding sequence ATGGTGAATTTCACGGCGCGCTGCGTCATTTCCAAAACCGTGGGTCTGGTTGCGCTGGTTCTCGCGACGGCGGAGTGCGCTGCACAAGTGCCCGCGTCGGCTCCGGCTGACGCTGAGCTGCGACTGCGGGTCGAGCCGCAATTCGTGACGGTAACTGTTGGCGAACGGCCGGTGCTGCGATACCGCTACGCGAAGACGCCGTTCAAGCCATACATCAAAGAGCTGTTTACGCCCGCTGGCGTGAACGTCCTGCTCGATTCCCCGCCCGATCACGTTCATCACCGCGGCCTCATGTTCGCGCTGGCGGTGAACGGCGTCGACTTCTGGTCGGAGACTGACAGCTCCGGCAAGGAGCTGCATCGGGAGTTGGAGCCAGGCGCACCCGATGCAGCGCAGCGTGTCGTCAGCGCCGCGTTCAGCGAGACGTTGGACTGGCAGGCCCCGGACGGGAAACTGATGTTGCAGGAGCAGCGGACGATCCGCGTATACGGTTCGCGGGAAGTGGCCGCCTCGAACGTCACGCTGCTGACCTGGCGGACGCGCCTGTCGCTGCCGCCGGGCGTGGCCACGGGCACGCTGACGGGCAATCACTACTTCGGGCTGGGCATGCGTTTTGTCCCCGCGATGGACAAGCAGGGCACGTTCATCAACGCGGCCAAGGCAGCCGGGGAGGTGTTTCGCGGCGACGAGCGTTTGACCCCGGCCCGGTGGTGCGCGTACACCGCCGCGCTGGATGGCCAGTCGGTAACGGTGGCGATGTTCGATCACCCCACGAACGTCCGGCAGCCGGCGACCTGGTTCACGATGAAGGACCCGTTCGCCTACCTGTCGGCGACGATGCAATTGCACAAGGAGCCGCTGACGCTGAAAGCGGACGGGCCGCTCCATTTGCGTTACGGGATCGCCTTGTGGGACGGTGCGGTGAGCGCGGAGCGCATTGACGAAACCTTCAAGCTCTGGTTGACCCTGGAAACGAAGTAA
- a CDS encoding L-rhamnose mutarotase, with translation MERVGFVLKVRPECLDEYKRRHREVWPEMRAALRSTGWHNYSLFLREDGLLFGYLETDNFAAALAGMARTDVNTRWQAEMAPLFEHTGGRAADRALLRLEEVFHLD, from the coding sequence ATGGAACGCGTTGGGTTCGTCCTGAAGGTCCGGCCCGAGTGCCTCGACGAATACAAGCGGCGTCATCGCGAAGTATGGCCGGAGATGCGCGCTGCGCTGCGGAGCACGGGCTGGCACAATTACTCCCTGTTTCTGCGCGAGGACGGGCTGCTTTTCGGATACCTGGAGACGGACAATTTTGCCGCCGCTCTGGCGGGCATGGCGCGGACCGACGTCAACACGCGCTGGCAGGCGGAGATGGCGCCGTTGTTCGAGCATACCGGCGGGCGCGCGGCCGACCGGGCCCTGCTGCGACTCGAAGAGGTGTTTCACCTGGATTAA
- a CDS encoding alpha-L-rhamnosidase produces the protein MASRVSRIFLPAREHLGNTNIMRCQPIDAAAWIWHGQVPDDEPVFLRFRCVFAAADLPLLLHVSADERYVLLLDGQRISRGPDRGDLDHWHYATYRVALDPGPHTLEAWCWRLLNAAPLAQLSWRGGFILAAEGPYDAALTTGKAPWQVVRLVGQRPVDAGNPDCFGVGAALEWDARMYPWTNDGAVAAVVVREPVRDKPWGVVTPGWRLTPSALPDQLDRGIRAGRIVAGGAGILDRDTPVSAEALQWSERAAWQAVVAGTHPVTVPPHTTLYVIWDLDEYYCAYPCLEVDGGRDARITWGWSEAPYAADGRSKGHRGEIAGKRFVCFADHFIADGGTRRFTTHWWRCGRYCVITVVTAAAPLTIKSLSLDETRYPLEMTGRLETPDAGLPAVVALCVRGLQMCSHETYLDCPYYEQLMYVGDTRLELLTTYVTTDDDRLARQALRLLDASRVNWGFVNERYPCREPQHSVTFALLWALVLRDYAWWRNDPAFVCDRLIGLRSMLEHCAPYRNSDGLLEGLPGWSFIDWVPEWEMGCAPDGQPGVSSLNNLLYVLALQAATDLEALAGEPLLARRYTQQARVTGRAIVARFWDRRRGLVANELAHATFSEHGQALALLSGVVTGARAWRVLRGLLEASDLHRASHYFSFYVFEALRATGQGQRILPQLARWKAMVAQGCRTPLETYEPSRSDCHAWSSQPLFHLYATVAGIRPASPGFRTVRIEPQLGDWPRIAGALPHPNGAIEFDFDARRCRARVTLPAGIHGTLLWQACEVPLTPGRQEIDL, from the coding sequence ATGGCCAGCCGTGTCAGCCGCATCTTCCTGCCCGCCCGCGAGCACCTGGGCAACACCAATATCATGCGCTGCCAACCCATCGACGCCGCCGCGTGGATCTGGCACGGACAGGTCCCCGACGACGAGCCGGTGTTCCTCCGTTTCCGGTGCGTGTTCGCGGCGGCCGATCTGCCGCTGCTGCTGCACGTCAGCGCCGACGAACGCTATGTGCTGCTGCTCGATGGCCAGCGCATCAGCCGGGGCCCGGATCGCGGAGATCTTGACCACTGGCATTACGCGACCTACCGCGTCGCGCTCGATCCCGGCCCGCACACGCTGGAGGCCTGGTGCTGGCGGCTGCTGAACGCTGCGCCCCTCGCGCAACTTTCGTGGCGCGGCGGGTTCATCCTCGCGGCCGAAGGACCGTACGACGCCGCTCTGACGACGGGCAAGGCCCCGTGGCAGGTCGTCCGGCTGGTCGGCCAGCGGCCCGTGGACGCGGGCAATCCGGACTGCTTCGGGGTCGGCGCAGCCCTGGAGTGGGACGCGCGTATGTACCCGTGGACCAATGACGGCGCGGTTGCGGCGGTCGTCGTCCGCGAGCCGGTGCGCGACAAGCCGTGGGGTGTGGTCACGCCCGGCTGGCGCTTGACGCCGTCGGCCTTGCCGGACCAGTTGGATCGTGGCATCCGGGCCGGCCGAATAGTGGCGGGCGGGGCGGGAATTCTGGACCGTGACACCCCCGTGTCGGCGGAGGCGTTGCAGTGGTCGGAGCGGGCCGCCTGGCAGGCGGTGGTCGCGGGCACGCACCCGGTCACTGTGCCGCCGCACACGACGCTCTACGTGATCTGGGACCTTGACGAGTACTACTGCGCGTATCCGTGTCTCGAAGTCGATGGTGGGCGCGACGCGCGGATTACCTGGGGCTGGAGCGAAGCGCCCTATGCGGCTGACGGCCGGTCGAAAGGACACCGCGGCGAAATTGCGGGGAAGCGCTTTGTCTGCTTCGCCGACCATTTCATCGCGGACGGCGGCACGCGTCGCTTCACGACCCACTGGTGGCGGTGTGGGCGCTACTGCGTGATCACTGTCGTCACCGCGGCGGCACCCCTCACCATCAAGAGCCTGTCGCTCGATGAAACCCGTTATCCGCTGGAAATGACCGGCCGGCTCGAGACGCCCGACGCGGGCCTGCCAGCCGTGGTCGCGCTGTGCGTGCGCGGCCTGCAGATGTGTAGTCACGAGACGTACCTGGACTGTCCATACTACGAGCAGCTCATGTACGTCGGCGACACGCGGCTCGAATTGCTCACCACGTACGTAACGACTGACGACGACCGGCTGGCGCGACAGGCGCTTCGTTTGCTGGATGCGTCGCGTGTGAACTGGGGCTTCGTCAACGAGCGGTATCCCTGTCGCGAGCCGCAACACAGCGTCACGTTCGCGCTGCTCTGGGCTCTCGTGCTGCGCGACTACGCCTGGTGGCGCAACGACCCGGCGTTTGTCTGCGACCGGCTGATCGGGTTGCGCAGCATGCTGGAGCACTGCGCGCCGTACCGCAACAGCGATGGACTGCTGGAAGGTCTACCCGGCTGGTCGTTCATCGACTGGGTGCCTGAATGGGAGATGGGTTGCGCGCCCGACGGCCAGCCGGGCGTATCGTCGTTGAACAACCTGCTGTACGTGCTGGCCTTGCAGGCTGCGACCGACCTCGAGGCGCTCGCAGGCGAGCCGCTGCTGGCCCGGCGCTACACCCAGCAGGCGCGCGTGACCGGCCGTGCCATCGTCGCACGCTTCTGGGACCGCCGCCGCGGCCTGGTTGCCAACGAGCTGGCGCATGCGACCTTCAGCGAGCATGGTCAGGCGCTGGCGCTGCTGAGCGGCGTCGTCACGGGGGCGCGGGCGTGGCGCGTGCTGCGCGGGTTGCTGGAAGCGTCGGATCTGCACCGCGCCAGCCACTACTTCAGCTTCTATGTGTTCGAGGCCCTGCGTGCGACGGGACAGGGGCAGCGCATCCTGCCGCAACTCGCGCGCTGGAAAGCGATGGTTGCCCAAGGCTGCCGGACGCCACTCGAGACGTACGAACCCAGCCGCAGCGATTGCCATGCGTGGTCGAGCCAGCCGCTGTTCCACCTCTACGCCACGGTCGCCGGCATTCGGCCGGCGTCGCCCGGGTTCCGCACCGTGCGAATTGAGCCCCAGCTCGGCGACTGGCCGCGCATCGCCGGGGCCCTCCCGCACCCCAACGGGGCCATCGAGTTTGATTTCGATGCCCGCCGCTGCCGCGCGAGGGTGACTCTGCCGGCCGGCATTCATGGGACGCTGCTGTGGCAGGCCTGCGAGGTTCCGCTGACGCCGGGACGCCAGGAAATTGACCTGTAA
- a CDS encoding galactose mutarotase, with the protein MQRDQVSVSAAAWDQMRDGRPVRLYTLANRAGLQVCATDYGCTIVSLTAPDRDGQPTDVVLGYDRLADYMANSAYMGCVVGRYANRIAAGRFTLDGRTYTLATNSASGGLPCHLHGGRLGFDKRLWESEPVTEAGAAGVRFHRRSPDGEEGYPGNLDVTVEYWLTDRNELRVEYDATCDAPTVVNLTQHMYFNLGGHDRGTILDHELMIAAERLTPVNAGLIPTGEYVPVAGTPFDFRTPTVVGLRIDAEHAQLQYGGGYDLNFVLDQRDIQRQPAATLCDPTSGRRLELFATTPGLQFYSGNFLDSSHIGKGGHPYQRRAGLCLETQHYPDSPNHAHFPSTVLRPGQQYRHTAVYRFSTR; encoded by the coding sequence ATGCAGCGCGACCAGGTCAGTGTCTCGGCGGCTGCGTGGGACCAGATGCGTGATGGCCGTCCGGTGCGCCTCTACACACTGGCCAATCGCGCGGGTCTGCAGGTGTGCGCGACGGACTACGGCTGCACGATCGTGTCGTTGACGGCGCCCGATCGTGACGGACAACCGACCGACGTTGTGCTCGGCTACGATCGTCTGGCTGACTACATGGCGAACTCGGCCTACATGGGCTGCGTGGTTGGACGCTACGCCAATCGCATCGCCGCCGGCCGTTTCACGCTGGACGGCCGGACATACACGCTGGCCACCAACAGCGCATCGGGGGGGCTGCCGTGCCACCTGCACGGCGGCCGGCTGGGCTTCGATAAGCGGCTTTGGGAGTCCGAGCCGGTTACCGAGGCGGGCGCCGCCGGCGTCCGGTTTCACCGGCGCAGCCCGGACGGCGAAGAGGGCTACCCCGGCAACCTCGATGTGACCGTTGAATACTGGCTTACGGACCGCAACGAGCTGCGCGTGGAGTACGACGCGACCTGTGACGCGCCCACCGTCGTCAACCTCACGCAGCACATGTACTTCAATCTTGGCGGACACGACCGCGGGACGATTCTCGACCACGAGCTGATGATCGCCGCGGAGCGGCTGACGCCGGTGAACGCCGGCCTGATCCCTACCGGCGAGTATGTGCCGGTCGCCGGCACGCCATTCGACTTCCGGACGCCGACCGTCGTCGGGCTGCGGATCGATGCCGAGCACGCCCAGTTGCAGTATGGCGGGGGCTACGATCTCAATTTCGTACTCGACCAGCGCGACATACAACGCCAACCAGCCGCTACGCTGTGCGATCCGACGAGCGGCCGGCGGCTCGAGCTCTTCGCGACGACCCCCGGGCTGCAGTTCTATAGCGGCAACTTTCTCGATTCCAGTCACATAGGCAAAGGCGGGCATCCGTACCAGCGCCGGGCCGGCCTGTGCCTCGAAACGCAGCACTACCCGGACTCGCCGAACCACGCGCACTTTCCGTCGACGGTTTTGCGGCCCGGGCAGCAGTACCGGCACACGGCGGTGTACCGGTTCTCCACCCGATAG
- a CDS encoding sugar phosphate isomerase/epimerase, producing the protein MVRVGIGINLEFVRHEDKPFEWGVEKAAQLGYEYVEPMVHWGRELLSEAGYFHSVSMLDDPNRVRRACEKAGVKLSGLSAHCPLCKPEISTEYLKQAIRFAAECGAPVVNTDEGPKPTWTTAEEDHVLMRYVLHEAAAVAAPRGILIGLEPHQQYSQDPAGLDRIYGLVESPALGINFDTGNSYLCGHDPLKWLERVAPRLVHLHAKDISVAQSGAQRGKVTGTPVGCACGDGVIAWQRVIEIVRGTARRDIVFSVECGTVEQAQRSIAHLRPLLR; encoded by the coding sequence ATGGTGAGAGTGGGCATTGGCATCAACCTGGAGTTCGTGCGGCACGAGGACAAGCCGTTTGAGTGGGGTGTCGAGAAGGCGGCCCAGCTCGGCTACGAATACGTCGAGCCAATGGTGCACTGGGGCCGCGAGCTACTCAGCGAGGCCGGCTACTTTCACAGCGTTTCGATGCTGGACGATCCGAATCGCGTCCGGCGGGCCTGCGAGAAGGCGGGCGTGAAGCTGTCGGGGCTCTCGGCGCACTGTCCGCTGTGCAAACCCGAAATCAGCACGGAGTATCTCAAGCAGGCGATACGCTTCGCCGCGGAGTGCGGGGCGCCGGTGGTCAACACCGACGAAGGTCCGAAGCCGACCTGGACGACGGCCGAGGAAGACCACGTGCTGATGCGCTACGTCCTGCACGAGGCCGCTGCCGTCGCCGCGCCGCGCGGCATCCTCATCGGCCTCGAGCCGCACCAGCAGTACTCGCAGGACCCGGCCGGCCTGGACCGGATCTACGGGCTGGTCGAGTCGCCCGCGCTCGGGATCAACTTCGACACCGGCAACAGCTACCTGTGCGGTCACGACCCGCTGAAATGGCTCGAGCGCGTGGCCCCGCGCCTGGTTCACCTGCACGCCAAGGATATTTCCGTCGCGCAGTCCGGGGCACAGCGCGGCAAGGTCACCGGTACGCCGGTGGGCTGTGCCTGCGGCGACGGCGTGATCGCGTGGCAGCGCGTGATTGAGATTGTGCGCGGCACGGCGCGCCGGGACATCGTTTTCAGCGTGGAGTGCGGCACGGTGGAGCAGGCGCAGCGCAGTATCGCGCACCTCAGGCCGCTGCTGCGGTAG
- a CDS encoding NPCBM/NEW2 domain-containing protein — MGLIALVLLGGLAWTPESHPRAEELATAQRWAAAQFAGEYTDVPAPVGITVIANHDAVQRNARNGRPMRLGDRQYTRGLYCHAPSKLVVRLPGAGTTFEAVAGVDHNENTGAGCGSVVFTVHVGEKEALRSDVMQVTTPAADVHVELAGATEFILEVGDAGDGISCDQADWADARVTLSDGRVIWLGELDLNAAPEQVPTEPLFSFVYDGRPSSDLLKMCQLERTSNPLGDHQTQFTETWTDPASGLVVRRVGVVYDDFPTIEWTLHLRNAGTADTPILSQIQALDLRLTRGGDAEFVLHHNVGSPCTAGDYQPLQTVLPPKTRKTITAAGGRPTNSDLPYFNLAWGGGGLIVVLGWPGQWAATFTRDESTGLHVVGGQELTHFKLLPGEEVRTPLVVLQFWRGDRAHAQNVWRRWMIAHNVPRPGGKLPPPHMAACSSHQFGEMINANEENQKLFVDRYVEEQLGLDYWWMDAGWYSNKTGWPNTGTWEVDPRRFPNGLRAISDHARGKGIRTIVWFEPERVTAGTWLAEAHPEWILGGALLNLGNPDARLWLTDHVDGLLKSEGIDLYRQDFNMDPLDYWRKNDAPDRQGITEIKHVAGYLAYWDELRQRHPDLLIDTCASGGRRNDLETLRRAVPLLRSDYILEPVGQQNHTYGIAQWIPFYGTGYNQFDAYSVRSCLCPFNNMCYDMRRKDLDFAAARRLVTEWREKIAPHYAGDFYPLTTYSPAQDVWMAWQFDRPEAGGGVVQVFRRAESIYEAARLRLCGLNPDATYRLADLDRTDAGLELSGRELMETGLLVVLRAQPGSAVWTYERIGSVQ, encoded by the coding sequence ATGGGATTGATCGCACTCGTGCTGCTGGGCGGCTTGGCCTGGACGCCGGAGTCGCATCCGCGTGCGGAGGAGCTGGCGACAGCCCAGCGCTGGGCGGCGGCGCAGTTTGCCGGCGAGTACACGGACGTGCCGGCACCTGTTGGGATCACAGTCATCGCGAACCACGACGCGGTGCAGCGTAATGCCCGCAACGGTCGACCGATGCGGCTTGGCGACCGGCAGTACACGCGCGGACTCTACTGCCACGCGCCGAGCAAGCTGGTCGTGCGACTGCCGGGGGCGGGGACGACCTTCGAGGCGGTCGCGGGTGTGGATCATAACGAGAACACTGGCGCCGGGTGCGGGAGCGTCGTGTTCACCGTGCACGTCGGTGAAAAGGAGGCCCTGCGCTCCGATGTGATGCAGGTGACGACGCCGGCCGCGGACGTGCACGTCGAACTTGCCGGCGCCACGGAGTTCATCCTCGAAGTCGGCGACGCGGGCGACGGCATCTCGTGCGACCAGGCGGACTGGGCGGACGCCCGCGTCACGTTGAGCGACGGACGCGTAATCTGGCTGGGCGAGCTGGACCTGAATGCAGCACCCGAGCAGGTTCCCACCGAGCCGCTGTTTTCATTCGTTTACGATGGCCGGCCGTCGAGCGATCTGTTGAAGATGTGCCAGCTGGAGCGCACGTCAAACCCGCTCGGTGATCACCAGACGCAGTTCACGGAGACGTGGACCGATCCCGCGAGCGGGCTCGTCGTGCGGCGCGTGGGCGTGGTCTACGATGACTTCCCCACCATCGAATGGACGCTGCATCTCAGGAACGCCGGCACGGCTGATACGCCGATCCTCTCGCAGATTCAGGCGCTTGATCTGAGGCTTACCCGCGGCGGCGACGCCGAGTTTGTGCTGCACCACAATGTCGGCAGCCCCTGCACCGCCGGAGACTACCAGCCGCTCCAAACTGTGCTGCCACCGAAGACTCGGAAGACGATTACCGCGGCCGGGGGACGCCCGACCAACAGCGACCTGCCGTATTTCAATCTCGCGTGGGGCGGTGGCGGGCTCATCGTGGTGCTCGGCTGGCCGGGGCAGTGGGCGGCCACCTTTACGCGCGATGAAAGTACGGGTTTGCACGTGGTTGGCGGGCAGGAGCTGACGCATTTCAAGCTGTTGCCGGGCGAAGAGGTGCGCACGCCGCTGGTCGTGCTGCAGTTCTGGCGCGGCGACCGTGCGCACGCGCAGAACGTCTGGCGCCGCTGGATGATCGCCCACAACGTGCCGCGCCCGGGCGGCAAGCTGCCGCCGCCGCACATGGCGGCGTGCAGCTCGCACCAGTTTGGCGAGATGATCAACGCGAACGAGGAGAATCAGAAGCTCTTCGTCGATCGCTACGTCGAAGAGCAGCTCGGGCTCGACTACTGGTGGATGGACGCTGGGTGGTATTCAAACAAGACCGGCTGGCCGAATACGGGCACCTGGGAGGTGGACCCGCGGCGCTTCCCCAACGGGCTGCGCGCCATCAGTGATCACGCCCGGGGCAAGGGCATCCGCACGATCGTGTGGTTCGAGCCGGAGCGGGTTACCGCCGGCACGTGGCTGGCCGAAGCGCACCCCGAGTGGATTCTCGGCGGCGCGCTGCTGAACCTGGGCAATCCCGACGCGCGGCTGTGGCTCACCGACCATGTGGACGGCCTGCTGAAGAGCGAGGGGATCGACCTCTACCGCCAGGACTTCAACATGGACCCGCTGGACTACTGGCGCAAGAACGACGCCCCGGACCGCCAGGGAATCACCGAAATCAAGCATGTCGCCGGCTACCTGGCGTACTGGGACGAGCTGCGCCAGCGGCACCCCGACCTGCTGATCGACACGTGCGCGAGCGGCGGGCGGCGCAACGACCTCGAGACGCTGCGGCGGGCGGTGCCGTTGTTGCGGAGCGATTACATTCTCGAGCCGGTCGGCCAGCAGAATCATACGTATGGCATCGCCCAGTGGATCCCGTTCTACGGCACTGGTTACAACCAGTTCGACGCCTACAGCGTGCGGAGTTGCCTGTGCCCGTTCAACAACATGTGCTACGACATGCGGCGCAAGGACCTGGATTTCGCCGCGGCCCGGCGGCTGGTCACCGAGTGGCGTGAGAAGATCGCGCCGCATTACGCCGGCGACTTCTACCCGCTGACCACGTACAGCCCAGCGCAGGACGTTTGGATGGCTTGGCAGTTCGACCGCCCGGAGGCCGGCGGCGGCGTTGTGCAGGTATTCAGACGTGCTGAGAGCATCTACGAAGCGGCGCGCCTCAGGCTCTGCGGGCTGAATCCGGACGCAACGTACCGCCTGGCCGATCTGGATCGCACGGATGCGGGCCTGGAGCTGAGCGGGCGGGAGTTGATGGAGACCGGGCTGCTCGTGGTCTTGAGAGCCCAACCCGGGTCGGCGGTGTGGACCTACGAGCGGATTGGGTCCGTCCAGTAG
- a CDS encoding DUF1080 domain-containing protein has translation MNTQLNLRNLVLLVISGLVLAAAPGALAQQADREKPVGKAVLFNGRNLDGWKLRTEDRKDTWKVVSEVALDKADPKRLVGTGEGGAHDAVLFRAPVEHGSDLITEKTFGDCALHIELMVPKGSNSGVYLMGQYEVQVFDSFGKPDDKIEHSDMGGIYSVKAPATNASKAPGEWQALDIVFRAPRFDAAGKKTENAKFVKVTLNGKVIQENVELQGPTGGELPGGEKAAGPLMLQGDHGVVAYRNIIVEPAK, from the coding sequence ATGAACACGCAACTCAACCTCCGCAACCTCGTCCTCTTGGTCATTTCAGGTCTCGTGCTCGCTGCGGCGCCCGGCGCATTGGCGCAACAGGCCGACCGCGAGAAACCGGTGGGCAAGGCCGTGCTCTTCAACGGCCGCAACCTGGATGGCTGGAAGCTGCGTACCGAAGACCGCAAGGACACCTGGAAAGTCGTCTCCGAGGTCGCCCTCGACAAGGCCGACCCCAAGCGGCTGGTCGGCACCGGCGAGGGCGGCGCTCATGACGCCGTTCTGTTCCGCGCTCCGGTCGAGCACGGCAGCGATCTCATCACCGAGAAGACCTTTGGTGATTGCGCGCTGCACATCGAGCTGATGGTGCCCAAGGGCAGCAACTCCGGCGTGTACCTCATGGGCCAGTACGAGGTGCAGGTCTTCGACAGCTTCGGCAAGCCCGACGACAAGATCGAGCATAGCGACATGGGCGGCATCTACAGTGTGAAAGCGCCGGCGACCAATGCGAGCAAGGCTCCGGGCGAATGGCAGGCCCTGGACATCGTCTTCCGCGCCCCGCGCTTCGACGCTGCCGGCAAGAAGACCGAGAACGCCAAGTTCGTGAAGGTGACGCTGAATGGCAAGGTGATTCAGGAAAACGTCGAGTTGCAGGGGCCCACCGGCGGCGAGCTGCCGGGCGGCGAGAAGGCCGCCGGGCCGCTGATGCTGCAGGGCGACCACGGCGTGGTGGCGTATCGGAACATCATCGTCGAGCCGGCGAAGTAG